In bacterium, the following proteins share a genomic window:
- a CDS encoding iron ABC transporter permease gives MRSHLTSRRWIWINAGLLAFLIASIAFALFLGSEEASLRAALSGDERAYAIIFVSRLPRILLAALVGMALASAGGAFQALLRNQLADPFILGVSGGAALGAVAAVGAGLGFTLQSIAAFGGAIVSMLAIFNIGNARRRLSPTTLLLTGVIFNAFCFALILFVNSIVTMEEAYQILFLLMGNIEPMGMGTIAVLALCVLGGFAMLCACSWRMNLLAMGDADAASMGVNVARLRAVVFIAASLMVGAAVAASGLIGFVGLAVPHIMRLLTGADHRLLVPASGLAGAAFLVLADAAARTLLMHTGYATELPVGVITAMVGAPLFMILLRRQQKTI, from the coding sequence ATGAGATCGCATCTGACATCCAGGCGCTGGATATGGATCAACGCGGGCCTCCTCGCCTTCCTGATCGCGTCGATCGCCTTCGCGCTCTTTCTGGGCTCCGAGGAGGCAAGCCTCCGAGCCGCGCTCTCGGGCGATGAGCGGGCGTACGCGATCATCTTCGTATCCAGGCTCCCGCGCATACTCCTCGCGGCGCTCGTGGGCATGGCGCTGGCCTCCGCAGGGGGCGCATTCCAGGCCCTGCTCAGGAACCAGCTGGCGGATCCGTTCATACTCGGCGTTTCCGGCGGCGCGGCGCTGGGCGCGGTCGCGGCCGTGGGCGCGGGGCTCGGGTTCACTCTGCAATCGATAGCCGCGTTCGGCGGCGCGATCGTCTCGATGCTCGCGATCTTCAACATCGGAAACGCGCGCAGGAGGCTCTCCCCTACCACCCTCCTGCTCACGGGCGTGATCTTCAACGCCTTCTGCTTCGCGCTGATCCTCTTCGTCAACTCGATCGTCACGATGGAAGAGGCGTACCAGATACTCTTCCTCCTGATGGGCAATATCGAACCAATGGGCATGGGCACGATAGCGGTGCTGGCTCTCTGCGTGCTGGGCGGATTCGCGATGCTCTGCGCGTGCTCCTGGCGGATGAATCTGCTCGCCATGGGCGATGCGGACGCCGCGTCCATGGGAGTGAACGTCGCGAGGCTGAGGGCCGTGGTGTTCATCGCAGCGTCGCTGATGGTGGGCGCGGCGGTGGCGGCGAGCGGGCTCATCGGGTTCGTGGGGCTCGCGGTCCCGCACATCATGAGGCTTCTGACCGGAGCGGATCACAGGCTGCTCGTTCCCGCCTCCGGCCTCGCAGGCGCCGCGTTCCTGGTGCTCGCGGACGCCGCAGCCCGCACCCTGCTCATGCACACCGGCTACGCCACGGAGCTGCCTGTAGGCGTGATCACCGCTATGGTCGGCGCCCCGTTGTTCATGATCCTTTTGAGGAGGCAGCAAAAAACGATCTGA
- a CDS encoding glycosyltransferase, with translation MNTSISFNPGTIFSPAAGPVTPASTTPSVLPQAPGVVPIARLVGAPPAFTRDNKLALNAGGSVVREVFRYKIGTAPKNPRDRKEGYVFTGEEGRTMSLEGIQVSHGRRLDNLVLIGDRWYKASESGEINIRALLEEPALWMGNTSLFYMIGVDAISTEPSNEAAIDMFWDRRVPREFESPLPPSPAAVNYALSFLTEENPYLRLHAVIALVRRNWEVGGAVSLQFLDALRDLGEPYLQHGMRTALGLNLISPSLWPSDWENQLILLLTQLQFERGIRNLKVDKARTSMVEQRVFKARLKSVLENISSRMLHPKIIAQAAENGDLFGLPVRIDGQTLVIDSERLLGEREFGRLESGEPSGAPGKSRMPTRGQMVLDGLRRLAEQGMTRAVHDLARIRCGLALHNSSLVAGRRSLKARAGVDEHEGLPEGVGFIRGGFGPGGAARECLNWLNWLSDDLGSTGVKIFVGAGFFHEDASLPSAAVKTILPAVDRATHFDSITRHIFDPESKVSADELQMRYDEAVERSAHEIAAWAFESGIEVVIASQMGNVFENPIAMPAILGAKLLLASVGREMRVIFRDNYFRDPEGQAPRIALWQDRHPNLDPNMRGVVHLVESPAGGVIAGRQYGINRTFFLPRGVNLFAGDESPSVSGVNAAPMEREDGEDQAARFARLMRSRADKVRDSLSELYGVPKDAVVILSPSRIAGVKRLDMTLKLVAGLKPLIDRDIHLLVLGESVASDHRTKWSGDEKETRESFDAMAEEMGLADKVHLLGFIPHEPTGEYPFTLQDLMASADLVSQFSDEATFGMSSMEAMASGVPIVMTNFRYPGSTFGSLFSTYKSVYEGCNVFVHYQKDGDFDPGMLARIARTLDDEKERMRIVHPNYLRIGDSQFNGRFTRGYLKELLRGILHFS, from the coding sequence ATGAACACTTCGATTTCGTTTAATCCAGGGACGATCTTCTCTCCTGCCGCTGGGCCCGTGACTCCGGCTTCGACGACGCCCTCTGTCTTGCCCCAGGCGCCGGGCGTTGTTCCCATCGCGAGGCTTGTAGGCGCGCCCCCTGCTTTTACGCGCGACAACAAACTGGCTCTCAACGCAGGGGGCTCTGTCGTGAGGGAGGTGTTCAGATACAAAATAGGCACGGCCCCGAAAAATCCCAGGGATAGAAAAGAGGGCTATGTCTTCACCGGCGAAGAGGGCCGGACGATGTCGCTGGAGGGGATTCAGGTCTCGCACGGTCGTCGGCTCGACAACTTGGTGCTGATCGGCGATCGATGGTACAAAGCGTCCGAGTCGGGGGAGATAAATATCCGGGCGCTCCTGGAGGAGCCGGCCCTCTGGATGGGCAACACCTCGCTCTTTTACATGATCGGGGTCGATGCGATCTCCACGGAGCCGTCGAACGAAGCCGCAATAGATATGTTCTGGGACAGGAGGGTGCCGAGGGAGTTCGAGTCTCCTTTGCCCCCGAGCCCTGCGGCAGTTAACTACGCCCTCTCATTTCTCACGGAGGAGAACCCCTACCTCAGGTTGCACGCGGTCATCGCTCTTGTGCGGAGGAATTGGGAGGTGGGCGGGGCGGTCTCCCTTCAGTTCCTCGACGCGCTCAGGGATCTGGGCGAGCCTTACCTCCAGCACGGGATGCGCACGGCGCTCGGGCTGAACTTGATCTCGCCCTCGCTCTGGCCGTCCGATTGGGAGAATCAACTCATACTCCTGCTCACCCAGCTTCAATTTGAGCGCGGCATCAGAAACTTGAAGGTGGATAAGGCGAGGACCTCCATGGTTGAACAGCGCGTTTTCAAGGCGCGCTTGAAGTCGGTGCTGGAGAACATATCGTCCAGGATGTTGCATCCCAAGATAATAGCTCAGGCCGCGGAGAATGGGGATCTGTTCGGCCTGCCGGTGAGGATCGATGGCCAGACGCTCGTCATCGATTCCGAGCGGCTGCTCGGCGAGAGGGAGTTCGGCAGGCTTGAGAGCGGCGAGCCCAGCGGGGCGCCCGGCAAGTCCAGGATGCCCACCCGCGGACAGATGGTGCTGGACGGGCTTCGCAGGCTTGCGGAACAGGGGATGACCCGGGCCGTGCATGATCTGGCTCGCATAAGGTGCGGGCTGGCCCTCCACAACAGCTCGTTGGTCGCGGGGCGCAGATCTCTCAAGGCGCGGGCCGGCGTCGACGAACACGAGGGGCTGCCTGAGGGCGTAGGTTTCATCCGCGGCGGATTCGGGCCGGGAGGGGCGGCGCGGGAGTGCCTGAACTGGCTCAACTGGTTGTCCGATGACCTGGGCTCCACGGGCGTCAAAATTTTCGTAGGCGCCGGCTTCTTCCATGAGGATGCGTCTCTGCCGTCCGCCGCCGTCAAAACGATCCTGCCCGCAGTGGACCGCGCAACGCACTTCGATTCCATAACAAGGCACATCTTTGATCCCGAATCAAAAGTCTCGGCGGACGAACTCCAGATGCGCTATGACGAGGCGGTGGAGCGCTCCGCTCATGAGATAGCCGCGTGGGCCTTTGAGTCCGGCATCGAGGTCGTAATCGCCAGCCAGATGGGCAACGTCTTCGAGAATCCAATCGCCATGCCTGCGATACTGGGCGCCAAGCTCCTGCTTGCGAGCGTGGGTCGCGAAATGCGCGTGATATTCCGCGACAATTACTTCCGCGATCCGGAAGGTCAGGCTCCCAGGATCGCGCTCTGGCAGGACAGGCATCCGAACCTGGATCCCAACATGCGGGGCGTCGTCCACCTCGTCGAGAGCCCTGCCGGCGGGGTGATCGCCGGCAGACAGTACGGGATCAACAGGACGTTTTTCCTTCCAAGGGGGGTCAATCTCTTTGCCGGGGATGAGTCGCCCTCCGTCTCGGGCGTGAACGCTGCGCCCATGGAAAGGGAGGATGGCGAGGATCAGGCGGCGAGATTCGCAAGACTCATGAGGTCCAGGGCCGATAAGGTCCGCGATTCCCTGAGCGAGCTTTACGGCGTGCCGAAGGACGCGGTCGTGATCCTCTCGCCGTCGAGGATTGCAGGCGTCAAGAGGCTCGACATGACGCTCAAACTCGTCGCCGGCCTCAAGCCGTTGATCGATCGCGATATCCATCTGCTGGTGCTGGGCGAATCCGTGGCGAGCGATCACCGCACGAAGTGGTCCGGTGACGAGAAGGAGACGCGCGAGTCGTTCGATGCGATGGCTGAGGAGATGGGTTTGGCGGACAAGGTCCATCTCCTGGGTTTTATTCCTCACGAGCCGACGGGTGAGTATCCGTTTACGCTGCAGGATCTCATGGCCAGCGCGGACCTGGTGTCGCAGTTCAGCGACGAAGCGACCTTCGGGATGTCCTCCATGGAGGCCATGGCCAGCGGCGTGCCGATCGTGATGACGAACTTCCGTTATCCGGGGAGCACGTTCGGATCTCTCTTCAGCACCTACAAGAGCGTCTATGAGGGATGCAACGTCTTCGTCCACTATCAGAAGGACGGAGATTTCGATCCCGGCATGCTGGCGCGAATCGCAAGGACCTTGGACGACGAGAAGGAGAGAATGAGGATCGTGCATCCGAACTATCTGCGCATCGGCGACTCTCAGTTCAACGGCCGGTTCACGAGGGGATATCTGAAGGAGCTCCTGCGGGGCATCCTGCATTTTTCCTGA
- a CDS encoding TonB-dependent receptor: MLRAFTKTLLLRRRVFLFALLLAAPLHAYAQDPESILPEVAAPPADIGVVTVSDEEESSSAQEPGAFTSVIKPSQYDRRAKSTTELLSETVGVDVTSLGGEGALSTASIRGSSAEQVAVFVDGVRINSSLTGTVDFSTIPMESIERIEVIRGASSARFGTDAIGGVINIVTKRAGAKRAIDAKITGGSFLTLQTAESWREPREDWDLVLAHNHHSTGGEFTFTSAGIQMNGGSVADPRTYRRLHNKSISEDLLAKVNLDMPGSTSLGVSNDFFWTDRNVPGMEIETTLLYPANPLDAHEELFRDTTGVRFNADDLGVKGLSMEAGATNSFNHDHFTDPTPALGGPIDVTYVSLSPEGHAMLMHEASPGPADISSMLRYQYGYDYACDSSPISGRPLMGSHGRHSNAAFAEVEVGFFDRKLKFIPSARVEGATGRRTRASWRVSAIGRPAGFVEIKANAGTAFRYPTFMELYWPDQGYLRGNPDLEDELSFGWDAGVAFTPPKTRIEIAYFQNYIDNQIIYVPISAFTIQPVNTSRVKSQGIEFSVSFEPWRWLGIFGNYTWLDAKYRSNGQRLPGRPDHKANARIEGRAGPLTLFGNLQYVSAYPLNAANTVSITQRTTADAGATLTFAKHFFATLEVKDVTNVQIYDARGFPLPRRSYWFTMGAKT, from the coding sequence ATGTTGCGTGCTTTCACAAAAACCCTTCTCCTGCGGAGAAGGGTTTTTCTTTTCGCCCTTCTCCTCGCAGCGCCTTTGCACGCCTACGCGCAGGACCCGGAGTCCATACTGCCAGAGGTCGCAGCGCCGCCCGCCGACATAGGCGTCGTGACAGTGAGCGACGAGGAAGAGAGCTCATCCGCCCAGGAGCCGGGCGCGTTCACCTCCGTGATCAAACCCTCCCAGTACGATCGGCGCGCTAAGTCCACCACGGAGCTGCTCTCGGAGACCGTGGGCGTGGACGTGACGAGCTTAGGCGGCGAGGGCGCGCTCTCCACCGCCTCGATACGCGGATCTTCCGCGGAGCAGGTGGCGGTATTCGTGGACGGCGTGCGCATAAATTCGTCGCTGACCGGCACGGTCGACTTCTCGACCATCCCCATGGAGTCGATAGAGCGCATCGAGGTCATACGCGGAGCGTCATCGGCGCGCTTCGGCACGGACGCGATCGGCGGCGTGATCAACATCGTGACGAAACGGGCGGGCGCGAAGCGCGCGATCGACGCAAAGATCACCGGCGGCTCTTTTCTCACTCTCCAGACCGCGGAATCATGGCGCGAGCCGCGCGAAGACTGGGACCTCGTGCTCGCGCACAATCACCATTCGACCGGAGGGGAGTTCACCTTCACCAGCGCCGGCATCCAGATGAACGGCGGCAGCGTCGCGGACCCGCGCACGTATCGCAGGCTCCACAACAAATCCATCTCAGAGGACCTGCTCGCAAAGGTGAATCTTGACATGCCCGGCTCGACTTCGCTGGGCGTATCCAACGACTTCTTTTGGACGGACCGCAACGTGCCCGGCATGGAGATAGAGACCACGCTGCTCTATCCCGCAAACCCGCTCGACGCGCATGAGGAGCTCTTCAGGGACACGACCGGGGTAAGATTCAACGCCGACGATCTGGGCGTGAAAGGCCTCTCCATGGAGGCCGGCGCGACCAACTCCTTTAACCACGATCACTTCACCGACCCCACCCCGGCGCTCGGCGGACCGATAGACGTGACATACGTCTCCCTCTCGCCGGAGGGACACGCGATGCTCATGCACGAGGCATCGCCGGGACCTGCAGACATATCCTCCATGCTGCGCTACCAGTACGGATACGACTATGCTTGCGACTCGTCGCCCATAAGCGGACGGCCTCTGATGGGATCGCACGGAAGGCACAGCAATGCCGCGTTCGCGGAGGTGGAGGTCGGTTTCTTCGATCGGAAATTGAAGTTCATACCGTCGGCCAGGGTCGAGGGCGCCACGGGGCGCAGGACCCGCGCCAGCTGGCGGGTATCCGCAATCGGCAGACCGGCCGGCTTCGTCGAGATCAAAGCCAACGCAGGCACCGCGTTCCGCTATCCCACGTTCATGGAGTTGTACTGGCCGGACCAGGGATACTTAAGGGGCAACCCGGATCTCGAGGACGAGCTCTCGTTCGGCTGGGACGCGGGTGTGGCCTTCACGCCCCCGAAGACCAGGATCGAGATCGCGTACTTCCAGAACTACATAGACAACCAGATCATCTACGTGCCGATCTCCGCGTTCACGATACAACCCGTGAACACCTCCAGGGTCAAATCCCAGGGGATCGAGTTCTCCGTCTCGTTCGAGCCGTGGAGATGGCTCGGCATATTCGGAAACTACACCTGGCTTGACGCAAAATACAGATCGAACGGGCAGAGGCTCCCGGGAAGGCCTGATCACAAGGCGAACGCCAGGATCGAGGGCCGCGCGGGGCCTCTGACCCTGTTCGGCAATCTGCAGTATGTGAGCGCATACCCGCTCAACGCGGCGAACACGGTCTCCATCACGCAGCGCACGACGGCCGACGCGGGCGCGACGCTCACATTCGCAAAACACTTCTTCGCCACGCTGGAGGTAAAGGACGTGACGAACGTGCAGATATACGACGCGCGCGGGTTCCCCCTGCCGCGCAGGAGCTACTGGTTCACGATGGGAGCGAAGACATGA
- a CDS encoding helical backbone metal receptor: MSTIMKSFRLATITLLIAFSLPVWAEAPRRIVSLKPSITDTVYALGLGERLVGVTKYCDAPDGAKKPEIAADYTRPYTERIIGLRPDIVIGSEENSSRRSIDALRRAGLSVEIFPFTTLGETLDSIEKISAVLGAPERGKKLRGEIEGRLDALKKRYGDKKPANAVVVWGLKPTILAGPGTFMDDAIAYIGLTNAARGTSVRYPKIGLEQLIAFDPDIIVDLSMDIKPGSAQERPWSNVDSIKAVREGRVIAMDPGMFRAGPRMPNALEKLAARIYGN, translated from the coding sequence ATGTCGACAATAATGAAGAGCTTCAGACTTGCGACAATTACCTTATTGATTGCATTTTCCCTACCCGTTTGGGCCGAGGCGCCCAGGCGCATCGTCTCGCTCAAGCCCTCGATCACCGACACGGTCTACGCGCTCGGACTGGGAGAGAGGCTGGTCGGCGTAACCAAGTATTGCGATGCGCCGGACGGCGCAAAGAAACCGGAGATCGCGGCCGACTACACTAGGCCGTACACCGAGCGCATCATAGGTCTCAGGCCCGACATCGTCATCGGCTCGGAGGAGAACTCGAGCCGGAGATCGATCGACGCGCTCCGCAGGGCGGGACTTTCCGTGGAGATCTTCCCCTTCACGACGCTGGGGGAGACGCTGGACTCGATCGAAAAGATCTCAGCCGTGCTGGGGGCGCCGGAGCGCGGCAAGAAGCTTCGCGGCGAGATCGAAGGCCGGCTCGATGCGCTCAAGAAACGCTACGGAGACAAAAAACCCGCCAACGCGGTGGTAGTCTGGGGACTCAAGCCGACCATCCTGGCCGGGCCCGGCACATTCATGGACGATGCGATCGCTTACATCGGGCTCACGAACGCGGCGAGGGGCACGAGCGTCAGGTATCCGAAGATAGGGCTCGAGCAACTGATCGCCTTTGATCCGGACATCATCGTAGACCTCTCCATGGACATCAAGCCGGGCTCCGCACAGGAGAGGCCCTGGAGCAATGTCGACTCGATCAAGGCGGTGCGCGAAGGCAGGGTGATCGCCATGGACCCCGGCATGTTCAGGGCCGGCCCCAGGATGCCGAACGCGCTTGAAAAACTCGCGGCCAGGATCTATGGAAATTGA
- a CDS encoding heme ABC transporter ATP-binding protein, with the protein MDTLLKTKDVAFAYGGNPVLHGVSVSLRWGEVLGIMGPNGAGKSTLLNVMSGVMPPSSGEVLLRDLSLKDIPHRERARSIAIVPQETHIPFPFTSLEIVLMGRSPYLPRFGFESKEDVGIAMEAMRAVDCNEFAGRDIRSLSGGERRRVIIARALAQNPKALLLDEPTSFLDIRHTSDLAKLMRGLAKKCGMGVACVMHDLNLATSTCDRIVLLKEGRVAAEGAPSEVITPEIIERVYGARITIGRDPDSGRQYCIPMHE; encoded by the coding sequence ATGGATACCCTGCTGAAAACCAAAGACGTCGCGTTCGCGTACGGAGGGAATCCGGTCCTCCACGGCGTGAGCGTATCGCTGCGCTGGGGCGAGGTGCTCGGGATCATGGGGCCCAACGGAGCGGGCAAGTCCACCCTGCTCAACGTGATGTCCGGCGTCATGCCGCCCTCTTCCGGAGAGGTCCTGCTGCGCGACCTTTCCCTGAAGGATATCCCCCATCGCGAGCGCGCGCGCAGCATAGCCATCGTGCCTCAGGAGACGCACATCCCGTTTCCATTCACCTCGCTCGAGATCGTGCTCATGGGCCGCTCTCCGTATCTCCCGCGCTTCGGCTTCGAGTCAAAGGAGGACGTGGGCATAGCCATGGAGGCGATGCGCGCGGTCGATTGCAATGAATTCGCCGGACGCGACATCAGGTCGCTCTCGGGCGGCGAGCGCCGCCGCGTTATCATCGCGCGCGCCCTGGCCCAGAACCCCAAGGCGCTGCTGCTCGACGAGCCCACGAGCTTCCTGGACATCAGGCACACATCCGACCTCGCCAAGCTCATGCGCGGCCTGGCAAAGAAGTGCGGCATGGGCGTCGCCTGCGTGATGCACGATCTCAACCTCGCGACCTCGACATGCGACCGCATCGTCCTGCTCAAGGAGGGCCGCGTGGCTGCCGAAGGGGCGCCCTCCGAGGTGATAACGCCGGAGATCATAGAACGCGTGTACGGCGCCCGCATCACCATCGGCCGCGATCCTGATTCAGGCCGCCAATACTGCATCCCCATGCATGAGTGA